One segment of Natronosalvus halobius DNA contains the following:
- the metG gene encoding methionine--tRNA ligase, giving the protein MSHDDFPTDRPAVVTCGLPYANGDLHIGHLRGYIGADAFNRALETLGQETAYVSGSDMHGTPIAVTAEKEGVDPEEFALRFHERYLETFPKFDVDFDNYGHTHDETNVELTQEIVRTLDEEGYVYEDEVLVAYDPKADDYLPDRYVEGTCPYCGAKARGDECDEGCQRHLEPGEIENPTSVRTGNPAEYRERTHKFFRVSEFADYLTEFLDGLEGTDNARNQPRQWIEEGLQDWCLTRDMEWGIDYPETDTENGDGDGDGDVEDIVLYVWVDAPIEYISSTKQYTERVGSDEYDWERVWKDDGEIVHVIGRDIIQHHTVFWPAMLEGSGYNAPRAVAATGFITIDGKGLSTSRNRAIWAREYLEEGFHPDLLRYYLTTTGGLQQDIDFTWTAFQEKVNGELVGTIGNFWYRSLLFAQRNFEGTPEADVSGEVEERIEGAIGELREAVNDYSLRNVGLAATRLAQFGNEYIQRNEPWKLEDGDPEQAQVIRDCVQIAKAVGVLLEPIAPGKAQALWEQLGEDGAVADAHLEDALEAPPRTFGEPSELFEKIEDERVDELETTLEEKIAAAAEDPDADEGEESTTESDVASEGDNGDMSDADATEADANADTDDLEPLLEDRIGFEDFQDLDIRVGRIEAAEGIEGADDLARLEVDIGFETRQIVAGIKRLHDLESLPGTKCVLLANMEPAELFGVESNGMILAAGEEADLLTTHGDATLGEKIR; this is encoded by the coding sequence ATGAGCCACGACGACTTCCCGACGGACCGCCCCGCGGTGGTGACCTGCGGGTTGCCCTACGCCAACGGCGACCTGCACATCGGCCACCTCCGTGGGTACATCGGCGCCGACGCGTTCAACCGCGCTCTCGAGACGCTGGGCCAGGAGACGGCCTACGTCAGCGGGTCGGATATGCACGGCACGCCGATCGCCGTCACCGCCGAAAAGGAGGGCGTCGACCCAGAGGAGTTCGCCCTGCGATTTCACGAACGGTACCTGGAGACGTTCCCGAAGTTCGACGTCGACTTCGACAACTACGGCCACACCCACGACGAGACGAACGTCGAACTCACCCAGGAGATCGTTCGCACGTTAGACGAGGAAGGCTACGTCTACGAAGACGAGGTGCTCGTCGCCTACGACCCGAAAGCCGACGACTACCTGCCCGATCGCTACGTCGAGGGCACCTGCCCCTACTGCGGCGCGAAGGCCCGCGGCGACGAGTGCGACGAGGGCTGTCAGCGCCACCTCGAGCCGGGCGAGATCGAGAACCCGACGAGCGTCCGCACGGGGAACCCGGCGGAGTACCGCGAGCGCACCCACAAGTTCTTCCGTGTCTCGGAGTTCGCCGACTACCTGACGGAGTTCCTGGACGGCCTCGAGGGCACCGACAACGCCCGCAACCAGCCTCGCCAGTGGATCGAGGAGGGGCTCCAGGACTGGTGTCTCACCCGTGACATGGAGTGGGGGATCGACTATCCGGAGACGGATACCGAAAACGGTGACGGCGACGGCGACGGCGACGTCGAGGACATCGTCCTCTACGTCTGGGTCGACGCACCGATCGAGTACATCTCGAGTACGAAGCAGTACACGGAACGCGTCGGGAGCGACGAGTACGACTGGGAGCGCGTGTGGAAAGACGACGGGGAGATCGTCCACGTCATCGGTCGAGACATCATCCAGCACCACACCGTCTTCTGGCCGGCGATGCTCGAGGGGTCCGGCTACAACGCCCCGCGAGCGGTGGCCGCGACGGGCTTCATCACCATCGACGGCAAGGGACTCTCGACCAGCCGGAACCGTGCGATCTGGGCCAGGGAGTACCTCGAGGAGGGCTTTCACCCCGACCTCCTGCGGTACTACCTGACGACGACCGGCGGGCTCCAGCAGGACATCGACTTCACCTGGACGGCCTTCCAGGAGAAGGTCAACGGCGAGCTCGTGGGTACCATCGGCAACTTCTGGTACCGCTCGCTGCTATTCGCCCAGCGAAATTTCGAGGGGACGCCCGAGGCAGACGTATCCGGGGAAGTCGAAGAGCGCATCGAGGGCGCCATCGGCGAGCTCCGCGAGGCGGTCAACGACTACTCCCTCCGCAACGTCGGCCTCGCGGCGACCCGACTCGCCCAGTTCGGCAACGAGTACATCCAGCGCAACGAGCCCTGGAAGCTCGAGGACGGCGACCCCGAGCAGGCTCAGGTCATCCGCGACTGCGTCCAGATCGCGAAGGCCGTCGGCGTCCTGCTCGAACCGATCGCCCCCGGCAAGGCTCAGGCGCTCTGGGAACAACTCGGCGAGGACGGCGCCGTCGCGGACGCCCACCTCGAGGACGCCCTCGAGGCGCCGCCGCGGACCTTCGGGGAACCCAGCGAACTCTTCGAGAAGATCGAGGACGAGCGCGTCGACGAACTCGAGACGACGCTCGAGGAGAAGATTGCGGCGGCTGCTGAAGACCCGGATGCGGACGAAGGTGAGGAATCCACAACCGAAAGTGACGTGGCGAGTGAGGGTGACAACGGTGATATGAGCGACGCAGACGCCACGGAAGCGGACGCAAACGCTGACACCGACGACCTCGAACCCCTGCTCGAGGATCGAATCGGCTTCGAGGACTTCCAGGACCTGGACATCCGCGTCGGCCGGATCGAGGCCGCTGAGGGTATCGAGGGCGCCGACGACCTGGCTCGCCTCGAGGTCGACATCGGCTTCGAGACCCGCCAGATCGTCGCCGGGATCAAGCGACTCCACGACCTCGAGTCGCTGCCGGGGACGAAGTGCGTCCTGCTGGCGAACATGGAACCCGCCGAACTGTTCGGCGTCGAGTCGAACGGTATGATCCTCGCGGCTGGCGAGGAGGCGGACCTGCTGACGACCCACGGCGACGCCACACTCGGCGAGAAGATCCGGTAG
- a CDS encoding response regulator, producing MSAKEAGTEEPITILLVEPNPGDTRLFTESLHEAKLANRLYTVTNGEDALDFLYQRGEYESNSCPDLILLEPQLPGKSGMEILSELNDEPVLAEIPVVVLTGSDAEEDIVKSQDVDADHYIQKPVAPDDFFQFVRSIEDFWFAIVQEPTS from the coding sequence ATGAGTGCGAAGGAAGCCGGGACGGAAGAGCCAATTACGATCCTGCTGGTCGAACCGAACCCGGGCGATACGCGACTCTTCACAGAATCGTTGCACGAGGCGAAACTCGCGAACCGTCTGTACACAGTGACCAACGGCGAAGACGCGCTCGATTTCCTCTATCAGCGGGGGGAGTACGAATCGAACTCCTGCCCGGACCTCATCTTGCTCGAGCCGCAGTTGCCGGGGAAAAGTGGAATGGAGATCCTCTCGGAACTGAACGACGAGCCGGTGCTCGCCGAAATTCCGGTCGTCGTCCTCACGGGGTCGGACGCCGAAGAGGACATCGTCAAGTCCCAGGACGTCGACGCGGACCACTACATCCAGAAACCGGTTGCCCCGGACGACTTCTTCCAGTTCGTCCGCTCGATCGAGGACTTCTGGTTCGCGATCGTGCAGGAACCGACCAGCTAG
- a CDS encoding DNA primase, with protein sequence MVAQKHSRDDRPSGERETSRGDVGRDPSAVTVAEEGDEPRTLLPDGGEAEADDSSGSDDGAADSEDGEDSSDATDESESADEATDDGEPDESEDQDGSADDEASENDDGGGDEAEEGDDESEDGEESEDGEEADEEEEAGDEEEADDESEEPGEEHDRDAEEVYESEDATGVAHLDLDGLFLDVLGLEVNLNEVTLDVSARPGDNNLLGNLLSSVTGLLDGLGSPLESISNALGKIPGGLKSAATGLLGGLRDRLGGLLPGIGSGEGEGEDDGDEEAEDSEESEGGVLSSIADWFRGLGRSIVDTLRNPLERVISSLPIEQVLATIVQTVLEQVIERMEAASEGDGDESAEESDDEEGSQDQEQEQDQEQEAEATA encoded by the coding sequence ATGGTCGCCCAGAAACACAGTCGAGATGACAGGCCGTCCGGCGAGCGCGAGACTTCGAGGGGTGATGTCGGCCGTGATCCGTCGGCCGTCACCGTCGCCGAGGAGGGTGACGAACCCAGGACGCTCCTACCGGACGGCGGCGAAGCAGAGGCAGACGACTCTTCCGGGTCCGACGACGGAGCCGCAGATTCCGAAGACGGCGAGGACTCGAGTGACGCGACGGACGAGTCCGAAAGCGCCGACGAAGCAACTGACGACGGAGAACCCGACGAATCCGAGGATCAGGACGGTTCGGCTGACGACGAAGCGTCCGAGAACGATGACGGTGGAGGCGACGAAGCTGAGGAGGGTGACGACGAGAGCGAAGACGGCGAGGAGAGCGAGGACGGCGAAGAAGCAGACGAAGAAGAGGAAGCCGGGGACGAGGAAGAAGCGGACGACGAGAGCGAGGAACCCGGCGAAGAACACGACCGCGACGCCGAGGAGGTCTACGAGAGCGAGGACGCCACCGGCGTCGCTCACCTCGACCTGGACGGCCTCTTTCTGGACGTCCTCGGTCTCGAGGTGAACCTGAACGAAGTGACCCTCGACGTCTCGGCCCGACCGGGCGACAACAACTTGCTCGGTAACCTGCTGTCGTCGGTAACCGGCCTCCTCGATGGCCTGGGGTCGCCGCTCGAGAGCATCTCGAACGCTCTCGGGAAGATCCCTGGTGGTCTCAAGAGCGCCGCGACCGGTCTCCTGGGCGGGCTTCGGGACCGACTCGGCGGACTTCTGCCCGGAATCGGTTCGGGCGAGGGCGAGGGTGAGGACGACGGTGACGAGGAAGCCGAAGACAGCGAGGAAAGCGAGGGCGGTGTCCTCTCCTCGATCGCCGACTGGTTCCGCGGCCTCGGCCGTTCGATCGTCGACACGCTTCGCAACCCGCTCGAGCGAGTCATCTCTTCGCTGCCGATCGAGCAGGTGCTCGCGACGATCGTCCAGACGGTTCTCGAGCAGGTGATCGAACGGATGGAAGCCGCATCGGAAGGCGACGGTGACGAGAGCGCCGAGGAATCGGATGACGAAGAGGGGAGTCAAGACCAGGAACAGGAGCAGGACCAGGAGCAGGAAGCGGAGGCAACTGCATGA